Within the uncultured Draconibacterium sp. genome, the region GTTGAGGCAAATGCTAAACCCGAGGAGATAAAAGCAGCTGCTCAGCCACAACAACAAAAGGAACCAGCTCAGGAAAAGAAACAAGAGCAACAAAAACCTGAAGTGAAAATTCAGCAACTGAAAGAGCAACCCCAACAACGTAGTGGTCAACAAAGACATCAACAGAATCAGCAAAATCAGCAAAGACAGAATATCGGCGGAAAAGATGACCGTCAGAGACAACAAAACAGAAACCAACAACAAAACCAACAGCAGGGAAATCGCCCAAAACAGCGCCAGTTCGAGTTTGAAGGTATTATTACCAACACCGGCGTTTTAGAAATTCTGGCAGACGGTTATGGTTTCTTACGTTCGTCGGATTACAATTATTTAAATTCTCCTGACGATATTTATGTATCGCAATCGCAGATCAAACTTTTTGGTTTGAAAACCGGTGATACAGTAAAAGGAACAGTTCGCCCGCCAAAAGAAGGTGAAAAATATTTCCCATTAATTAAAGTGCTGGAGATTAACGGACGCAGCCCGGAATATATTCGCGACCGCGTACCTTTTGATCACCTGACGCCTTTATTCCCTGATGAGAAATTCAACCTTACCGGAAATGGTCATGACAACATCTCGACACGCGTTGTTGATATGTTTGCGCCAATTGGTAAAGGGCAACGTGGATTGATTGTCGCCCAGCCAAAAACCGGTAAAACAGTATTGCTAAAAGAGATTGCAAACGCAATCGCAGCCAACCATCCCGAAGTTTATATGATCGTGTTATTGATCGATGAACGTCCGGAAGAGGTTACAGATATGGCACGCAGCGTTCATGCCGAAGTAATTGCATCAACGTTTGATGAGCCGGCAGACAAACACGTAAAAGTGGCCAACATTGTACTGGAAAAAGCAAAACGTTTAACCGAATGTGGCCACGATGTGGTTATTCTGCTTGACTCGATTACACGTTTGGCACGTGCCTACAACACTGTTCAGCCTGCATCGGGTAAAGTACTTTCGGGTGGTGTTGACGCCAATGCTTTACATAAACCAAAACGTTTCTTTGGTGCTGCACGAAACATTGAAGAAGGTGGATCATTAACGATTATGGCAACGGCACTTACCGAAACCGGATCGAAAATGGATGAAGTTATTTTTGAAGAGTTTAAAGGTACAGGTAACATGGAGCTGCAACTCGACAGAAAATTGTCGAACAAGCGTATTTTCCCTTCTGTGGATATTCCAACATCCAGTACCCGTCGCGAAGACCTTTTATTCTCAAAAGATGTTCTCGACAAACTTTGGATTTTACGCAACTACCTTGGCGATATGAACGCTCTGGAAGCAATGGAGTTTATGAAAACAAGACTGATGCGTACTTCAAGTATCGAAGAATTCCTTGCTTCGATGAACGACGGATAGAAAGTAAAAACAACATAAAAAAAGCAGGTTCAGTTTTCGAACCTGCTTTTTTATTATCTGAAGAATTCTAATCTCCAGGTCTTTAAAAACAGATGGATAAAATTCAATTGAGAGTAATTTTCCTTGGCAGAAAAACCAATGTTCTTACATAACTTCTTTTTATACTTTACAGAATCAGAAAAACTTATTTAATAATTGTTAAAACACCACTATTCAAGGGCTTTATCCGAACATTTCGCCCAGCTTTTTGTGGTAAATACTGAAATGGATAATTTGAAGATCCAAACAGAATATATTAAAGCATAAGAATATGAAAAAAGTAACAATTAAGAACACAGAACTGGAAGTGGCCCCAATCAATTTTGGTGGTAATGTTTTTGGATGGACATTAGACGAGAAACAATCGTTTGATGTACTTGACAAATTTAGCGCCGGAGGTTTCAACTTTATCGATACCGCTGATACCTACTCGTGGTGGGTAAATGGTAAAGGAGGAC harbors:
- the rho gene encoding transcription termination factor Rho, translated to MYDILELNKKLVPELKEIAKELKIKRVESYKKQDLIYKILDTQAVLEAENKGQKNSPKDEKEGAGNRKKQSDRNVPNTDEPRRSKRPRQRVETVKREKVGSGPKKKQGDKIDDKVQTRQDQIKAIIKGFTKEKAHEAPKPQNVEANAKPEEIKAAAQPQQQKEPAQEKKQEQQKPEVKIQQLKEQPQQRSGQQRHQQNQQNQQRQNIGGKDDRQRQQNRNQQQNQQQGNRPKQRQFEFEGIITNTGVLEILADGYGFLRSSDYNYLNSPDDIYVSQSQIKLFGLKTGDTVKGTVRPPKEGEKYFPLIKVLEINGRSPEYIRDRVPFDHLTPLFPDEKFNLTGNGHDNISTRVVDMFAPIGKGQRGLIVAQPKTGKTVLLKEIANAIAANHPEVYMIVLLIDERPEEVTDMARSVHAEVIASTFDEPADKHVKVANIVLEKAKRLTECGHDVVILLDSITRLARAYNTVQPASGKVLSGGVDANALHKPKRFFGAARNIEEGGSLTIMATALTETGSKMDEVIFEEFKGTGNMELQLDRKLSNKRIFPSVDIPTSSTRREDLLFSKDVLDKLWILRNYLGDMNALEAMEFMKTRLMRTSSIEEFLASMNDG